A window of Brettanomyces nanus chromosome 2, complete sequence contains these coding sequences:
- the PIC2 gene encoding Cu/Pi carrier has protein sequence MPSDRKIELYSREYFLSCALGGFIACAPTHSLVLPLDLVKCRLQVDSSLYKGNWSGIKSIVRNEGFSTLYTGFVPTFIGYGLQGTCKYGFYELFKKKFSDFTGTSGVGVYLAASAGAEFLADLALCPFEAMKVKTQTTLPPALPKDLYKNMYSGLVPLWFRQIPYTMVKFTTFEKIVSLIYSGLSKPKDEYTKLQQTGVSFLGGYIAGIFCAIVSHPADVMVSKVNNDTRPGESIGTAVKRIYKVIGFNGLWNGLGVRIIMIGTLTGCQWLLYDSFKVYSGFPTTGD, from the coding sequence atgcCTTCGGACCGCAAAATTGAACTATACTCGCGTGAGTATTTCTTGAGCTGTGCTTTGGGTGGATTCATTGCATGTGCTCCAACCCATTCGTTGGTTTTACCATTGGATTTAGTTAAGTGTAGACTTCAGGTTGACTCATCTTTGTACAAGGGTAACTGGAGTGGTATCAAATCGATCGTTAGAAACGAAGGTTTTTCCACTCTTTACACCGGTTTTGTTCCAACATTCATCGGTTATGGTTTGCAAGGTACCTGTAAGTACGGATTCTATGagctcttcaagaagaagttcagTGACTTTACCGGAACTTCCGGTGTCGGTGTCTATTTGGCTGCTTCTGCAGGTGCCGAGTTTTTGGCCGATTTGGCCTTATGTCCATTTGAAGCTATGAAGGTTAAAACACAAACTACTCTTCCTCCAGCTCTTCCAAAGGACTTGTACAAGAATATGTACTCCGGATTGGTTCCATTGTGGTTCAGACAAATTCCTTATACAATGGTCAAATTCACCACTTTTGAGAAAATTGTCTCTTTGATCTACTCTGGTTTGTCCAAGCCAAAGGATGAGTATACTAAATTGCAGCAGACCGGTGTTTCTTTCCTCGGTGGTTACATCGCTGGTATTTTCTGTGCTATTGTCTCTCATCCTGCTGATGTTATGGTTTCTAAGGTTAACAATGACACCAGACCAGGCGAGTCCATTGGTACTGCTGTCAAGAGAATCTATAAGGTTATTGGCTTTAACGGTCTCTGGAATGGATTGGGAGTCAGAATCATCATGATTGGTACCTTAACTGGATGCCAATGGTTGTTGTACGACTCCTTTAAGGTTTACTCTGGTTTCCCAACTACTGGTGATTGA